In the Prochlorococcus marinus CUG1438 genome, GGCTTAAAGAGATCTTTAAAAGCGAGTGAAATATTAGATCAGATTCTATTTATTGAAAATGAAATGAATAGAAAAGTAACTAATGTTGTTTTCATGGGTATGGGTGAGCCATTATTGAATATTGATGACTTGCTTTTGTCAATAAGGTCTATTAATGAGGATTTTCGAATCAGTCAGAGAAAGATAACTGTAAGCACTGTTGCAATACCAAAAATGATAGAAAAATTATCAGAAAAGTCTTTTCAAATTTTAGGTAAGTGTCAATTTACATTAGCGATAAGTCTACATGCTTCAAATCAAAAAATAAGAGAAATGATAATACCAAGTGCTAAAACCTATCATATTAAAAACATAATTAAAGACTGTAGGCAATTTGTAAGAGATACTGGTCGCAGGGTAAGTTTTGAATATTTAATGCTAAGCGGTGTTAATGATAAATTAGAACATGCTGAAGAATTGGGTAATTTGCTAAGAGGATTTCAATGCCATGTAAATTTAATACAGTACAACCAAATTGATGAGGTTGAATTTAAACGTGCCTCTTTAAAAAATCTTCAATTATTTCAATCTAGGCTTTTCGATAATGGTATCGCTGTCAGCTTTCGAAAAAGTAGAGGTCTAGATAAAAATGCTGCATGTGGTCAGTTAAGACAAAATTCAATAAATAAATAATATTATCCAAAAATAATTTTTTAAAAATCTCTTAAACAGGTTATTATTGTCTTAATTCATATTGTATCTTTGAGTTTTATTAAGACAAAAATTTTACCTTTTGCTATAGTTACGCTTTTTGGAATTGCTTTTCTTGCAGTTAGCGCAAGAATTTGGTTGCCAGGGGATATGATGTCCCCTGCTCCCTTAAATTAAATTTTAATTTGTGAAATGACAAATAATAAGGATCCTAAGAAAGATAGCCTAGCCGAAATAGCTGTTGACCCTGATGTTTTGGCAAAAGAATTAGCTTTAGAGCTTGAAATAGATCCTTTAGAACAAATTGATGAGGATGCTTTTTCAAAAGGTTTAAATATAACTCAAGAATGCAATCAAGCTTTGAAAATGCTTAAAGGTAACAGAGAAGAAAGAATACAGGGATTAAGAATATTTTGTGAATATAGAGATCAAAGATCATTCCCTTTTTTATTGCCATTACTTGATCAATCTTGTCCTGTTGAAAGAATGAGTGCGGTATATGCTCTAGGCCGTAATCCATGTCCTAGTGCAGTAAAAAAACTTGTTAGTCTTTTGGAGACTGATGATAATGCCTATGTAAGGAGAGCGACTGCATGGAGTCTAGCTAACTATGATGATCAGATTGTTTTAAAGCCATTAATAAATGCTTTGAAGAATGATGTTGCTGCAGTAAGGTTATGGTCATCAAGTTCGTTAGCCGAAATTGGTAATGTTTCTTTGGAAAACGCTCAATTAGCAGCAGAACAACTTTTAGTAAGCTTAAAGATAGATAACGAATCGGGCGTGAGGAGTAATTGTATTTGGTCATTATGTAGATTGTATGAAAAATTGGACAACTCATTTCAAGAAAATTTTATTGATGAATGTACAAAGATAGCCCTTTTTGATAAAGAACCCTCTGTTATGGAAGAAGCAAAAACTGCTTTAGATTCCATGGGAATGCAAGGTTTTTATAATTAAGTACATAATTTTTAACTTCAATTCAATAGAACAAAATGAATTTATTTGATATTCCAAATAAAATTAAAATTAATTAACCTGTACCAACTGAAACAAAAAATTTTCGTTATCCTATATAAAGTTAAAGTACTCAATACCTGAATTTAATGCCTCAAAAAACTTTGAGATTCAAAATTCATCAAGACGGAAGAGTTGAAGAGACTGTTGAGGGGTTTAATGGAGATTCATGTAATGAAGCTACAAAAAATCTCGAAGAAGCACTTGGTAAAGTAACAGTTAAAAATAAAACATCTGATGCTTTCATCTCTATTCAAAACGAAAATTTAAAACAATTAAACAACGAATCTAATGTCACATTTTAGTACCATTAAAACCCATCTTAAAGAAGCTGAGCCTTTAATTAAAGCTTTAAGCTCGCTTGGCTATAACGTTAACCAAGAAGAAAAGTTTATCAGAGGTTATAGAGGCATACTTACCGATGTTGATATAAGTATGAATTTGCCTGGGGATACTAAAGTAGGATTTAAATGGAACAATAATTCTAGCTCATATGAATTAGTAGCTGATCTAGATCTATGGAAATTTGAACTACCGGTAGAAAGATTTATTTCTAAAGTTACTCAAATGTATGCTTATCAAACTATTATTTCCACAACAAAAAATGATGGTTATCAACTCGTAGAACAAAAAAATAAAAATGATGGCTCTATAGAGTTGGTTTTAACTAAGTGGGATAATTAATGAAAGAATATGGATTTCACCGATCCATTTAATAATGCTGAAGAAAATATAGAAATTACAGGTTGGGAACCAGTTCTTGGTGGTCAGTTAGCCGACAAAGCTGTATGGGTTGATGAAGCTAAATGTATTGGGTGTAAATACTGTGTACACGTTGCTTCGAATACTTTCATAGTTGATGAATTTCATGGCAGAAGTCGAGCAATTAGACAAGATGGAGATAGTGTTGATGTTATACAAGAAGCAATAGATACCTGCCCTGTTGATTGCATTCACTGGGTCAAGTTTGAAGAATTGGATAATTTAGAAAATAGCCTCAATAGGGATATGTTTCAAACATTTGGAAAACCGCCAAGAATGAATAAATATTGATTTCAAATATGCAATATCGTAGATTTGGCCGAACCAATATAAAGATTCCTATTTTATCTTTGGGTGGAATGAGATTTCAAAAAAGTTGGGATCAACTAGATTTTTCTGAGATTTCATATCAAGAACAAAATAAGGTAGAAACTATATTAAATCTGGCAAGTAAATATGGCTTAAGTCATATAGAAACTGCTAAATACTATGGAACCTCAGAAGTGCAATTAGGAGTGGCCTTCAAAAATAATAATAAAATCCCAAATATTATTCAAACTAAGATTCCTCCAAGTAGTGATCCAAAAATCTTTGAGAGAGATGTTATGACGAGCATTGAAAAATTGAATGTTAAAAAAATTGATTTACTAGCAATACATGGTATTAATACAGCTGAACATTTACATCAGGCTAT is a window encoding:
- a CDS encoding HEAT repeat domain-containing protein → MTNNKDPKKDSLAEIAVDPDVLAKELALELEIDPLEQIDEDAFSKGLNITQECNQALKMLKGNREERIQGLRIFCEYRDQRSFPFLLPLLDQSCPVERMSAVYALGRNPCPSAVKKLVSLLETDDNAYVRRATAWSLANYDDQIVLKPLINALKNDVAAVRLWSSSSLAEIGNVSLENAQLAAEQLLVSLKIDNESGVRSNCIWSLCRLYEKLDNSFQENFIDECTKIALFDKEPSVMEEAKTALDSMGMQGFYN
- a CDS encoding ferredoxin, coding for MDFTDPFNNAEENIEITGWEPVLGGQLADKAVWVDEAKCIGCKYCVHVASNTFIVDEFHGRSRAIRQDGDSVDVIQEAIDTCPVDCIHWVKFEELDNLENSLNRDMFQTFGKPPRMNKY
- a CDS encoding DUF2997 domain-containing protein — encoded protein: MPQKTLRFKIHQDGRVEETVEGFNGDSCNEATKNLEEALGKVTVKNKTSDAFISIQNENLKQLNNESNVTF
- the rlmN gene encoding 23S rRNA (adenine(2503)-C(2))-methyltransferase RlmN, with amino-acid sequence MKNLVGSSIKDLENVALNYGQAAFRGRQIYNWIYNYRNKNKNIDQIDVLPSDFRKKLKDDGFRVSELSFHEKYLASDGTLKLLLSTVDKESIECVGIPTEKRLTACLSSQVGCPMDCKFCATGKEGLKRSLKASEILDQILFIENEMNRKVTNVVFMGMGEPLLNIDDLLLSIRSINEDFRISQRKITVSTVAIPKMIEKLSEKSFQILGKCQFTLAISLHASNQKIREMIIPSAKTYHIKNIIKDCRQFVRDTGRRVSFEYLMLSGVNDKLEHAEELGNLLRGFQCHVNLIQYNQIDEVEFKRASLKNLQLFQSRLFDNGIAVSFRKSRGLDKNAACGQLRQNSINK
- a CDS encoding DUF1257 domain-containing protein; the protein is MSHFSTIKTHLKEAEPLIKALSSLGYNVNQEEKFIRGYRGILTDVDISMNLPGDTKVGFKWNNNSSSYELVADLDLWKFELPVERFISKVTQMYAYQTIISTTKNDGYQLVEQKNKNDGSIELVLTKWDN